In a single window of the Micrococcaceae bacterium Sec5.7 genome:
- a CDS encoding TIGR03085 family metal-binding protein — translation MHFVDPSREFLAETLLAAGPDSPTLCRGWRTRDLAAHLYLRERKAAVRLGLVIKSLAKASDKATAKLAAKLKTADDFTELVNTFRSGPPVLSPMKIRALDESSNLIEYFVHTEDIRRAVDRWAPRALDEAYSDALWDELIKRAAILYRGVDLGIVLVRPSGPRHVAKRAPVSVAIVGEPGELLMHAHGRTRHALVTFEGQPDAVALLQSAEVGL, via the coding sequence ATGCATTTCGTCGATCCGTCCCGAGAATTTTTGGCCGAAACGTTGTTGGCGGCCGGCCCTGACTCCCCCACGCTCTGCCGAGGGTGGCGCACCAGGGATCTGGCTGCGCACCTTTACCTTCGGGAACGGAAGGCGGCTGTTCGACTGGGGCTCGTGATCAAGAGCCTGGCCAAGGCTTCGGACAAAGCCACCGCAAAACTGGCAGCGAAGCTTAAGACCGCGGACGACTTCACGGAGCTCGTCAACACCTTCAGGTCCGGCCCTCCGGTGCTCTCACCGATGAAGATCAGGGCGCTGGATGAGAGCTCCAACCTGATCGAATACTTTGTCCACACCGAGGACATCAGGCGCGCCGTTGACCGCTGGGCTCCCCGTGCCCTTGACGAAGCCTATTCGGACGCGCTGTGGGACGAACTAATTAAGCGCGCCGCCATCCTGTACCGGGGCGTTGACCTGGGGATTGTGCTGGTACGCCCCTCCGGCCCAAGGCATGTGGCCAAGCGCGCTCCGGTTTCGGTGGCCATTGTAGGGGAACCCGGTGAGCTGCTGATGCACGCCCACGGTCGAACACGGCATGCCCTGGTGACGTTCGAAGGCCAGCCCGATGCCGTAGCCCTGCTGCAGTCAGCCGAAGTCGGTCTCTAG
- the hisG gene encoding ATP phosphoribosyltransferase, which yields MLRVAVPNKGSLSEAASAMLSEAGYRQRRDTRELVMVDPDNDIEFFFLRPRDIAVYVGQGTLDVGITGRDLLLDAQVEAEELLPLGFAASTFRFAGPVGDFTGVEQLEGKRLATSYDGLLRDYLAERGISAKVVRLDGAVESSVRLGVADAIADVVETGNTLKAAGMEIFGDPILRSESVLIGRKGERNPAAEVLIRRLQGVLVARQYVLMDYDIRKELVEQGAALTPGLESPTISPLRDSDWVAVRSMVPKKETNRIMDELYDLGARAILVSSIHACRI from the coding sequence ATGCTGCGAGTAGCCGTACCCAATAAGGGATCCCTGTCCGAAGCCGCCTCCGCCATGCTGTCCGAGGCCGGCTACCGACAGCGCCGCGACACCCGCGAGCTGGTGATGGTGGACCCGGACAATGACATCGAATTCTTCTTTCTGCGGCCCCGTGACATCGCCGTCTACGTCGGGCAGGGAACGCTCGACGTCGGCATCACCGGCCGCGATCTGCTGCTGGACGCGCAGGTGGAGGCGGAGGAACTGTTGCCGCTCGGTTTTGCGGCGTCGACGTTCCGTTTCGCCGGCCCCGTAGGTGACTTCACGGGCGTCGAACAGCTTGAAGGAAAGCGCCTGGCCACGAGTTACGACGGTCTCCTTCGCGACTACCTCGCGGAACGGGGCATCAGCGCCAAGGTGGTCCGGCTGGACGGCGCCGTGGAGTCCTCGGTCCGGCTGGGCGTCGCGGACGCGATTGCCGACGTCGTTGAAACCGGCAATACCCTCAAGGCCGCCGGCATGGAGATCTTCGGTGATCCGATCCTCCGTTCGGAGTCCGTGCTCATCGGGCGCAAGGGCGAACGGAATCCTGCAGCCGAGGTTCTCATCCGTCGGCTGCAGGGCGTCCTGGTGGCACGACAGTATGTCCTGATGGACTACGACATCCGCAAGGAACTCGTGGAGCAGGGTGCCGCCCTGACCCCCGGCCTGGAGTCTCCCACGATATCGCCGCTGCGTGATTCCGACTGGGTTGCCGTCCGATCCATGGTGCCCAAAAAGGAAACCAACCGGATCATGGACGAGCTGTACGACCTCGGTGCCCGCGCCATTCTGGTCAGCAGCATCCACGCCTGCCGCATCTAA
- the ribH gene encoding 6,7-dimethyl-8-ribityllumazine synthase — protein MSGHGAPDIDLTTLSPAETSQLKLAIVAASWHTQIMDGLLDGALRAAKDAGINEPTVLRVPGSFELPVAAARLAPHFDAVVALGVVIRGGTPHFDYVCQAATMGLTDVSVKTGIPVGFGVLTCDTEEQGLDRAGLPGSSEDKGHEAVTAALATAVLLRQYT, from the coding sequence ATGAGCGGACACGGCGCACCTGACATCGACCTCACCACCCTCAGCCCGGCGGAAACGTCGCAGCTGAAGCTGGCCATCGTGGCTGCCAGCTGGCACACCCAGATCATGGACGGGCTCCTGGACGGCGCACTGCGCGCCGCGAAGGACGCCGGCATTAACGAACCGACAGTGCTACGGGTGCCCGGCAGCTTTGAGCTCCCGGTTGCTGCCGCGCGGCTGGCCCCGCACTTCGACGCGGTGGTGGCGCTCGGCGTCGTCATCCGTGGTGGAACCCCGCACTTTGACTACGTGTGCCAGGCGGCAACCATGGGGCTGACGGATGTCAGCGTCAAAACGGGAATTCCGGTCGGCTTCGGCGTGCTGACGTGTGACACCGAGGAGCAGGGCCTGGACAGGGCCGGGCTGCCGGGATCCTCTGAAGACAAGGGCCATGAGGCCGTCACAGCGGCCCTCGCAACGGCAGTTCTGCTCCGGCAGTACACCTAG
- the hisF gene encoding imidazole glycerol phosphate synthase subunit HisF: MAVAVRVIPCLDVDAGRVVKGINFEGLRDAGDPVELAHRYDNAGADELTFLDVTASSGNRETTFDVVRRTAEEIFIPLTVGGGVRGVAEVDKLLRFGADKASINTAAVARPGVIDEITRHFGSQVLVLSVDARRTRPGSEPTASGFEVTTHGGRQGTGIDAIAWAREAADRGVGEILLNSIDADGTKDGFDLELIRLVRAAVRVPIIASGGAGEPAHFPPAVVAGADAVLAASIFHFGPDSMISEVKNAIREAGFKVR, translated from the coding sequence ATGGCTGTAGCCGTACGCGTCATTCCGTGCCTGGACGTAGATGCCGGCCGTGTGGTCAAAGGCATCAACTTCGAAGGACTCCGCGACGCCGGGGACCCCGTTGAACTCGCGCACCGGTACGACAACGCCGGCGCGGACGAGCTGACGTTCCTGGACGTGACGGCTTCCTCGGGAAACAGGGAAACCACCTTTGATGTTGTCCGTAGGACCGCGGAGGAAATCTTCATCCCGCTTACCGTGGGCGGCGGTGTCCGCGGAGTGGCTGAAGTGGACAAGTTGCTGCGGTTCGGCGCGGATAAGGCGTCCATCAACACGGCTGCCGTGGCCAGGCCTGGCGTCATCGACGAGATCACGCGCCACTTCGGATCCCAGGTCCTGGTGTTGTCCGTTGATGCCCGCCGCACCCGCCCCGGATCCGAGCCCACGGCGTCGGGCTTTGAAGTAACCACCCACGGCGGCCGGCAGGGGACAGGCATCGACGCCATCGCCTGGGCCAGGGAAGCGGCTGACCGCGGTGTCGGTGAGATCCTGCTGAACTCGATCGACGCCGACGGCACCAAAGACGGCTTCGACCTGGAGCTGATCCGGTTGGTGCGGGCTGCCGTTCGCGTCCCGATCATTGCGTCCGGCGGTGCCGGCGAGCCAGCACACTTCCCGCCCGCCGTTGTGGCCGGTGCGGATGCGGTGCTGGCTGCCTCGATATTCCACTTCGGACCGGACAGCATGATCTCGGAGGTCAAAAACGCCATCCGCGAAGCAGGCTTCAAAGTTCGCTGA
- a CDS encoding Trp biosynthesis-associated membrane protein, with amino-acid sequence MPVSENPVSDGAVSGKTAGKVRGGAGTPAWARKSTLVLGIALLALAVFGTTTQTWMDVHLDPEQLGQAAAGQNGLQVQGSKAATTVTALALAALAGGLAASIAGRIARWIITAIIVLASAGIITAAVTVLTDPLAAAQGSIAAATGITGSNVQVTVTAFPSLAVVTGSLLALSGLLIIPAGRHWKTRTRYDATAAGSAPAPAGPVDEIDSWDRLSRGDDPT; translated from the coding sequence ATGCCGGTTTCGGAAAATCCTGTTTCGGACGGTGCCGTTTCGGGAAAAACGGCCGGGAAAGTCCGCGGCGGCGCCGGCACACCGGCCTGGGCACGCAAATCAACCCTCGTCCTTGGAATCGCCCTCCTTGCACTGGCAGTGTTCGGCACAACCACCCAGACGTGGATGGACGTGCATCTGGATCCCGAGCAGCTGGGCCAGGCGGCCGCTGGCCAAAACGGTCTTCAGGTACAGGGCAGCAAGGCAGCCACAACGGTCACGGCCCTTGCCCTGGCGGCCCTGGCGGGAGGCCTTGCCGCCTCCATCGCCGGACGCATTGCCCGGTGGATCATCACCGCCATCATTGTCCTGGCATCGGCCGGCATCATTACAGCAGCGGTCACGGTTCTGACTGATCCGCTGGCGGCCGCCCAAGGCTCGATTGCAGCCGCCACCGGCATCACGGGAAGCAACGTCCAGGTGACAGTTACGGCGTTCCCGTCCCTCGCCGTCGTCACCGGTTCACTGTTGGCGCTCAGCGGGCTGTTGATCATTCCTGCTGGACGCCACTGGAAGACACGGACCAGGTACGACGCCACAGCCGCCGGCAGCGCACCGGCACCGGCTGGTCCCGTTGATGAGATCGACAGCTGGGACAGGCTCTCACGCGGTGACGATCCCACCTGA
- a CDS encoding riboflavin synthase, translating to MFTGIIAEQGQVLSVDRNGDSSATVRLRAPRTTEGLALGGSIAVNGVCLTATEIDGKDFSVDVMGETLVRSTVGELAAGDAVNLERCVPAGGRLDGHVVQGHVDGVGELLEREAKGNWDRLRFGVPPRLARYVAEKGSIAIDGVSLTVTAVSPAAETAPWFEVGLIPTTLAETGLGAKSAGSRVNLEVDVLAKYTERLLSFTSGISGGTAAGGASAAGDAQ from the coding sequence ATGTTTACCGGAATTATTGCCGAGCAGGGACAAGTCCTGTCAGTCGACAGGAACGGTGACTCAAGCGCCACCGTCCGTCTCCGTGCCCCGCGCACCACGGAAGGCCTGGCACTTGGCGGCTCCATTGCCGTCAACGGCGTGTGCCTTACGGCCACGGAGATCGACGGCAAGGATTTCAGCGTGGACGTTATGGGGGAGACCCTTGTCCGCAGCACCGTGGGCGAACTCGCGGCCGGTGACGCGGTGAATCTCGAACGCTGCGTTCCGGCCGGTGGACGCCTGGACGGTCATGTGGTCCAGGGGCATGTCGACGGCGTCGGGGAACTTCTGGAGCGCGAGGCCAAGGGTAACTGGGACCGGCTGCGGTTCGGCGTGCCGCCGCGACTGGCCCGCTATGTCGCTGAAAAAGGCTCAATCGCGATCGACGGCGTCTCACTCACGGTCACAGCGGTCAGCCCCGCTGCGGAAACGGCCCCGTGGTTCGAAGTGGGCCTGATCCCCACCACGCTCGCCGAGACCGGACTCGGGGCAAAGTCAGCAGGCAGCAGGGTGAATCTGGAGGTGGATGTGCTCGCCAAATACACCGAGCGGTTGCTGTCCTTTACCAGCGGGATTTCCGGCGGGACAGCGGCTGGCGGCGCTTCGGCCGCAGGGGACGCCCAGTGA
- the trpB gene encoding tryptophan synthase subunit beta, producing the protein MVDAPSANADDNAADAFLQGGHSLRHAPGPYFGTYGGRWMPESLIAALDELEDTFEKAKADPDFLAQLADLNKNYSGRPSLLTEAKRFSGHAGGARVFLKREDLNHTGSHKINNVLGQALLAKRMGKTRVIAETGAGQHGVASATAAALLGLECVVYMGAEDCRRQALNVARMQLLGATVVPVTNGSQTLKDAINDALRDWVSNVDNTHYLLGTAAGAHPFPAMVRFFHEVIGEEARAQILEQAGKLPDAVCACIGGGSNAIGVFHGFLDDPSVQLFGFEAGGDGVDTGRHAATITLGKPGVLHGARSYLMQDDDGQTIESHSISAGLDYPGVGPEHAYLADIGRVTYEPITDSEAMDAFKLLCRTEGIIPAIESSHALAGAIKVGKRLTEGKADPSETVMIVNLSGRGDKDVETAADWFDMLDEDGSVKGTNLSTRKPKGPAERIADARDAESDAMKPNLAESDGNQN; encoded by the coding sequence ATGGTTGACGCACCCTCGGCGAACGCTGACGACAACGCGGCAGACGCATTTCTGCAGGGCGGACATTCCCTGCGCCACGCTCCGGGGCCGTACTTCGGCACCTATGGCGGCCGCTGGATGCCGGAGTCGCTCATCGCTGCATTGGACGAGCTTGAGGATACCTTCGAGAAAGCCAAAGCGGACCCCGACTTCCTGGCGCAGCTCGCGGACCTGAATAAGAACTATTCCGGCCGTCCTTCGCTCCTGACGGAGGCGAAGCGGTTCTCCGGGCATGCCGGCGGCGCACGGGTATTCCTAAAGCGCGAAGACCTGAACCACACAGGTTCGCACAAGATCAACAATGTTTTGGGGCAGGCCCTCCTGGCCAAGCGGATGGGCAAAACCCGCGTCATCGCTGAAACCGGCGCCGGCCAGCACGGTGTGGCAAGTGCCACTGCCGCTGCACTGCTGGGGCTCGAATGCGTCGTCTACATGGGCGCCGAGGACTGCCGTCGCCAGGCACTCAACGTGGCGCGCATGCAGCTGCTCGGGGCCACCGTAGTGCCAGTGACCAACGGATCGCAGACGCTCAAGGACGCCATCAACGATGCCCTTCGCGACTGGGTGAGCAACGTTGATAACACCCACTATCTGTTGGGCACGGCCGCGGGCGCCCACCCGTTCCCGGCCATGGTGCGCTTCTTCCACGAAGTGATCGGCGAAGAAGCCCGAGCCCAGATTCTGGAACAGGCCGGCAAACTGCCTGACGCCGTCTGCGCCTGCATCGGCGGCGGTTCCAACGCGATCGGCGTCTTCCACGGCTTCCTCGATGACCCGTCCGTACAGCTGTTCGGGTTCGAAGCCGGCGGCGACGGAGTGGACACCGGCCGTCACGCAGCCACCATTACGCTGGGCAAGCCCGGTGTGCTGCATGGCGCCCGCTCCTACCTCATGCAGGATGATGACGGCCAGACCATCGAGTCGCACTCCATTTCTGCCGGGCTCGACTATCCCGGCGTTGGTCCGGAGCACGCCTACCTGGCCGACATCGGGCGCGTGACCTACGAGCCCATCACGGACAGCGAGGCCATGGATGCCTTCAAGCTGCTCTGCCGGACGGAGGGGATCATTCCGGCCATCGAGTCCTCGCACGCGCTGGCCGGCGCCATCAAGGTGGGGAAGCGGCTCACCGAGGGAAAAGCCGACCCGTCCGAGACGGTGATGATCGTGAATCTCTCCGGCCGCGGCGACAAGGATGTGGAGACGGCCGCCGATTGGTTCGACATGCTCGATGAAGACGGCAGCGTCAAGGGCACCAACCTCTCCACCCGGAAGCCTAAAGGACCGGCCGAACGGATCGCCGACGCCCGTGATGCGGAATCCGACGCCATGAAGCCAAACCTTGCTGAATCAGATGGGAACCAGAACTGA
- a CDS encoding HGxxPAAW family protein — protein sequence MSKATVPASKSAIAAGAHQGVDHSEAPGHGNSPAAWTCVIVMLVGALIASIAFVIANTPIFIAGAVVMVIGLIAGYVMRKAGYGVGGSKLNNSGH from the coding sequence ATGAGCAAAGCCACTGTTCCCGCGTCCAAGTCCGCCATTGCGGCAGGAGCCCATCAGGGCGTCGATCACAGCGAAGCCCCCGGCCACGGCAACAGCCCGGCAGCCTGGACCTGCGTGATCGTCATGCTGGTCGGCGCACTCATCGCATCGATTGCCTTCGTGATTGCAAATACGCCCATCTTCATTGCCGGCGCGGTCGTCATGGTTATCGGTCTGATCGCCGGCTATGTCATGCGCAAGGCCGGCTACGGCGTGGGCGGCAGCAAGCTGAACAACTCCGGCCACTAA
- the ribA gene encoding GTP cyclohydrolase II, translating into MTASQAHSNAGNPGHVANLRVKHPVSGGPIVQLPTAFGDFVAQAWTDLVTGAEHLAVSSPNAPEAGKAPLVRLHSECLTGDVFGSYRCDCGEQLAYALEMIEEFGGTLLYLRGQEGRGIGLANKIKAYALQEAGFDTVEANEQLGLPVDARCYNAAAQILAEMGLHEVRLLSNNPDKQNRLAKAGVKVVEMVPTEVPSRDQNIRYLQTKKDRMDHRLTLDTQAAGVAGTAQDNFEHEQD; encoded by the coding sequence ATGACGGCTTCCCAAGCCCACAGCAACGCCGGCAACCCCGGCCACGTGGCGAACCTCCGGGTCAAGCACCCGGTCAGCGGCGGACCCATAGTGCAGCTCCCCACCGCGTTCGGCGATTTCGTGGCGCAGGCCTGGACTGACCTGGTGACCGGCGCCGAGCACCTTGCCGTCAGTTCACCGAACGCGCCCGAGGCCGGCAAAGCGCCCCTGGTACGGCTTCATTCCGAATGCCTCACCGGTGACGTCTTCGGATCGTACCGTTGCGACTGCGGTGAGCAGCTGGCCTATGCCCTTGAGATGATCGAGGAATTTGGCGGCACTCTCCTGTATCTGCGCGGACAGGAGGGCCGGGGAATCGGGCTGGCCAACAAAATCAAGGCCTACGCGCTGCAGGAGGCCGGCTTTGACACGGTGGAGGCCAATGAACAGCTGGGCCTGCCCGTGGATGCGCGCTGCTACAACGCCGCTGCCCAGATTCTCGCTGAAATGGGTCTGCACGAGGTCCGGTTGCTGAGCAATAATCCGGACAAGCAGAACCGGCTTGCCAAGGCAGGGGTGAAGGTCGTTGAAATGGTACCCACCGAGGTGCCGTCACGCGACCAGAACATCCGCTACCTGCAGACCAAAAAAGACCGCATGGACCACCGGCTGACCCTGGACACCCAGGCGGCCGGCGTGGCTGGCACGGCACAAGACAATTTCGAACACGAACAAGACTGA
- a CDS encoding phosphoribosyl-ATP diphosphatase, whose product MKNFETLFAELSEKAATRPAGSRTVAELESGVHGIGKKVVEEAAEVWMAAEYESDEAAAEEISQLLYHLQVLMLAKGLTLEDVYKHL is encoded by the coding sequence GTGAAGAATTTCGAGACGCTGTTCGCTGAACTGAGTGAGAAAGCGGCCACCCGTCCGGCAGGCTCCCGCACCGTCGCTGAATTGGAGTCCGGAGTCCACGGCATCGGCAAGAAGGTCGTGGAGGAAGCAGCCGAAGTATGGATGGCTGCGGAGTATGAATCCGATGAAGCCGCTGCGGAGGAAATCTCCCAGCTGCTGTACCACCTGCAGGTCCTGATGCTCGCCAAAGGACTCACCCTGGAAGACGTCTACAAGCATCTCTAG
- a CDS encoding anthranilate synthase component I, giving the protein MQDLGIISPGLEEFRELAGHSRVIPVTLKVLADAETPIGLYRKLAQGQPGTFLMESAAVGGVWSRYSFIGSKSRATLTTRDGQAHWLGQPPAGVPVDGSPVDAIRDTIEALRTERFEGLPPFTSGLVGFLGWETVRHWEKLTSPPEDDLHLPEMALNLVTDMAVHDNMDGTVLLIANAINFDGSSDRVDEAWLDAVARVKALLARVSTPVEQPVSVLETAALDFASSVQERWDEPSYLAAIDRGKEAIVDGEVFQVVISRRFEMECGASPLDVYRVLRNTNPSPYMYIFSLADADGREYSIVGSSPEALVTVTGEEVITHPIAGSRPRGRTVEADKAMAEELLADQKERAEHLMLVDLSRNDLSKVCVAGTVDVTQFMEVERFSHIMHLVSTVVGKLAPRANAYDVLKATFPAGTLSGAPKPRALRLLDELEPHRRGIYGGVVGYLDFAGDMDMAIAIRSAMLREGRAYVQAGGGIVADSNNPTEAQETVNKAAAPLHAVHTAGSLHNITADSVPDSVSRKTEA; this is encoded by the coding sequence ATGCAGGACCTTGGAATCATCAGTCCGGGCCTGGAAGAGTTCCGGGAACTCGCCGGCCACAGCCGCGTCATACCTGTCACGCTCAAGGTGCTGGCTGACGCCGAAACGCCCATTGGCCTCTACCGCAAGCTCGCCCAGGGCCAGCCCGGAACATTCCTGATGGAATCAGCGGCGGTGGGCGGAGTCTGGTCCCGCTATTCCTTCATCGGCTCCAAATCGCGCGCCACCCTCACCACCAGGGACGGGCAGGCCCACTGGCTCGGTCAGCCGCCCGCGGGAGTGCCGGTGGACGGGAGTCCGGTGGATGCCATCCGCGACACCATCGAGGCGCTGCGCACCGAGCGGTTCGAAGGTCTGCCGCCGTTCACCTCCGGCCTGGTTGGCTTCCTGGGATGGGAGACCGTGCGGCACTGGGAGAAACTCACCAGCCCGCCCGAGGATGATCTCCACCTGCCCGAAATGGCCCTGAACCTGGTGACTGATATGGCTGTCCACGACAACATGGACGGCACCGTGTTGTTGATCGCCAATGCTATCAACTTTGACGGCAGTTCAGACCGCGTGGATGAAGCCTGGCTTGATGCCGTGGCCCGTGTGAAAGCGCTGCTGGCACGCGTCAGCACTCCTGTGGAGCAGCCGGTGTCCGTTCTGGAAACAGCCGCCCTGGATTTCGCCTCCAGTGTGCAGGAACGCTGGGACGAACCGTCCTACCTGGCCGCCATTGACCGCGGCAAGGAAGCGATCGTGGACGGCGAAGTCTTCCAGGTGGTCATTTCCCGGCGCTTCGAAATGGAGTGCGGCGCGTCGCCACTGGACGTCTACCGTGTGCTCCGCAACACCAACCCGAGCCCCTACATGTATATCTTCAGCCTTGCGGATGCGGACGGCCGCGAGTACTCCATTGTGGGCTCCTCTCCTGAGGCGCTCGTGACGGTGACCGGTGAAGAAGTCATCACGCACCCCATCGCCGGCTCACGGCCGCGCGGCAGGACCGTTGAAGCAGACAAGGCAATGGCCGAGGAGCTGCTGGCGGATCAGAAGGAACGCGCCGAACACCTCATGCTGGTGGACCTCTCCCGCAACGACCTCTCCAAGGTCTGCGTGGCCGGCACGGTGGACGTCACGCAGTTCATGGAGGTGGAGCGCTTCAGCCACATCATGCACCTGGTCTCCACCGTGGTGGGCAAACTGGCCCCCCGCGCAAACGCCTACGACGTCCTGAAGGCAACGTTCCCGGCCGGCACCCTGTCGGGCGCGCCGAAGCCCAGGGCGCTGCGGCTGCTGGACGAGCTGGAACCCCACCGCCGCGGAATTTACGGCGGCGTGGTGGGCTACCTGGACTTCGCCGGTGATATGGACATGGCCATCGCCATCCGATCCGCCATGTTGCGCGAAGGCCGCGCGTACGTGCAGGCCGGCGGCGGCATTGTGGCTGACTCCAACAACCCGACGGAGGCGCAGGAGACCGTCAACAAGGCGGCAGCGCCGCTCCATGCCGTACATACGGCAGGCTCGCTGCACAACATCACCGCTGACTCGGTGCCGGACTCAGTTTCCCGCAAGACGGAGGCATAA
- the ribB gene encoding 3,4-dihydroxy-2-butanone-4-phosphate synthase → MSGAARLDPAQQDAAKLDPIEDAVRAMAAGRPVLVVDNEDRENEGDIIFAAQHATPALMGWTIRYSSGVICVPLDGARADALALPPMVQVNQDAKGTAYTVSCDAAVGVSTGISATDRALTARILADPGSGPASVTRPGHIFPLRAVNGGVRERPGHTEAAVDLCRLAGLEPVGVIAELVYDDGEMMRLDGLRRFAAEHDCPLISIEDLVVHLETSARQSAQPGSPAAGPEGVEEKR, encoded by the coding sequence GTGAGCGGCGCAGCCCGGCTGGATCCGGCGCAGCAGGATGCGGCCAAGCTCGATCCGATCGAGGACGCCGTGCGGGCCATGGCCGCCGGCCGGCCGGTCCTGGTGGTGGACAACGAGGACCGGGAAAACGAAGGCGACATCATTTTTGCAGCCCAGCATGCCACCCCTGCCCTCATGGGCTGGACCATCAGGTACAGTTCCGGTGTGATTTGCGTTCCCCTGGACGGCGCCCGCGCCGATGCCCTGGCATTGCCACCGATGGTTCAAGTAAACCAGGACGCCAAGGGCACTGCCTATACGGTTTCCTGCGACGCTGCCGTGGGTGTCAGTACCGGAATATCCGCCACGGACCGTGCACTGACAGCCCGCATCCTCGCGGATCCCGGCAGCGGGCCCGCATCCGTCACCCGGCCCGGGCATATTTTCCCGCTGCGGGCCGTTAACGGAGGAGTGCGTGAACGCCCCGGCCACACCGAAGCGGCCGTGGACCTTTGCCGGCTCGCCGGCCTTGAGCCAGTGGGCGTGATTGCAGAGCTGGTGTACGACGATGGTGAAATGATGCGACTGGACGGATTGCGCCGTTTTGCTGCAGAGCATGACTGCCCCCTGATCTCGATTGAGGACCTGGTGGTACATCTGGAAACCAGTGCCCGGCAGTCCGCGCAGCCGGGCAGCCCGGCAGCTGGTCCAGAAGGAGTAGAGGAGAAACGATGA
- the trpC gene encoding indole-3-glycerol phosphate synthase TrpC, translating to MTVLDDINAGVKEDMEARKRLVSLAELKDRAAAAVPARDAWAALGGPSDRRDELKVIAEIKRRSPSKGDLATIVDPASLAVQYADGGAAVISVLTEKRRFNGSLADLDAVRARVDVPLLRKDFNLDEYQIWEARAHGADLILLIVAALSDAQLQEFSALSHELGMNVLVETHTVEEIERAVAAEARIIGVNVRNLKTLDVDRSLFASLAGVIPTQAVIVAESGVRGVEDVTRYAASGANAILVGEALVSDSTPRERIAEFTAAGAAAIAARA from the coding sequence GTGACTGTTCTCGATGACATCAACGCGGGTGTCAAGGAGGATATGGAGGCCAGGAAGCGCCTCGTTTCGCTTGCCGAGCTGAAAGACCGGGCCGCGGCCGCTGTGCCTGCCCGCGATGCCTGGGCCGCCCTTGGCGGCCCTTCCGACCGGCGCGACGAGCTCAAGGTGATCGCCGAAATCAAGCGGCGCAGCCCTTCCAAGGGCGATCTCGCCACGATCGTTGACCCCGCCTCCCTGGCGGTCCAGTATGCCGACGGCGGTGCCGCCGTGATCAGCGTGCTCACCGAGAAGCGGCGGTTCAACGGCTCCCTCGCGGATCTGGATGCCGTCCGGGCCCGGGTGGATGTCCCGTTGCTCCGCAAGGACTTCAACCTGGATGAGTACCAGATCTGGGAAGCCCGTGCCCACGGCGCGGATCTGATCCTGCTCATCGTTGCGGCCCTCTCCGATGCCCAGCTGCAGGAGTTCAGCGCGCTGAGCCACGAGCTCGGAATGAACGTGCTGGTGGAAACCCATACCGTTGAAGAGATCGAACGCGCGGTTGCCGCTGAAGCCAGGATTATCGGCGTCAACGTGCGCAACCTCAAAACGCTCGACGTCGACCGTTCACTATTCGCCTCCCTCGCCGGGGTGATCCCCACCCAAGCGGTGATCGTGGCGGAATCCGGCGTACGGGGTGTTGAGGACGTCACCCGCTACGCCGCAAGCGGCGCCAACGCGATCCTGGTGGGCGAGGCGCTGGTCAGCGACTCCACACCGCGTGAGCGGATCGCCGAATTTACTGCAGCCGGTGCTGCGGCCATCGCCGCACGGGCCTGA
- the hisI gene encoding phosphoribosyl-AMP cyclohydrolase: MSEQPAPAPSSGTALTGSPLPAGVAAALKRDSAGLVAAIVQQFDTHEVLMLGWMDDEALNRTMTSGRVTFYSRSRQEYWRKGDTSGHVQWVKSLAMDCDGDALLVSVDQVGAACHTGTRTCFDGRGIDIEIGHAG; encoded by the coding sequence ATGTCTGAGCAGCCCGCCCCCGCCCCCAGCTCCGGTACAGCACTGACCGGAAGCCCGCTTCCCGCCGGGGTCGCCGCCGCCCTCAAGCGTGACAGTGCCGGCCTGGTGGCGGCGATTGTGCAGCAGTTCGACACCCATGAAGTTCTCATGCTGGGCTGGATGGACGACGAGGCACTGAACCGCACCATGACCAGTGGCCGAGTCACCTTTTACTCCCGGTCACGTCAGGAATACTGGCGCAAGGGGGACACGTCCGGCCATGTCCAGTGGGTTAAATCACTGGCAATGGACTGCGACGGCGACGCCCTCCTTGTCAGCGTCGATCAGGTGGGCGCGGCCTGCCACACCGGAACCCGGACGTGTTTCGACGGCCGGGGCATCGACATCGAAATCGGTCACGCCGGCTGA